In Deltaproteobacteria bacterium, the genomic window CCCCTTCTTGCCGTAGAGGTCGAAGTCCTTTATTATCTGCTCGAGCTTGGTACGGCTCATGATCTGCTGCTGTATGGTGCTGAGCCGCTCGCTCACGGGCGTTTCGTCGGTGGGGGTGACGTAGCGGGTGGGCACCTGCTGCTGCTCGACGAGGATGAGGGTCGTGGAGCGGTAGATGGGCGTCATGGTATAGGCCACCGCCACGGCGAGGGCCGTGCATATCACCACGGAGGAGACGATGAGCCACTTGCGCCTGTAAAAGACCTCGAGCTGCTCGAAGATGTTCTTCTCCTGCGATTCCATATCCTTAAAATCTCCATTCAGCGGGGATCAGCGCCGCCTTGACAAAGGCCTCGTCCCTTGTAAGGCCGGTGCCGTATCCCGCGCCGCCGCTCTGCTCGAAGCGGATGTAGCCCGCGCTGAGGGCAAGCCACAGGTATGGCCGCCAGTTCAGGTCGGTGCCGGCGCTCACCGACTCATAGTCCAGGAGCGCCGCCGCCTTCGACCTGTTCTTGTAGTAGGCGGCGAAGACCCTCCAGTCCAGTCCCCGCGAAAAGCTCTTGTCGAGGGCGAGCATGACGACTTCATTGATGTTGACCGTGCCCGCCAGTCCCGAGCTGTGGGTTATGGAGCGCGAGTACGTGAGGCTCGCGCTCGCCGCCTGAAAGTCCTTCACCACCGAGGCGCCGGCCGTCCAGTCCCACTCGCTGGAGAGGTCCGGCGTATAGACCGCGCCCGCCGAGAGGTCGACCTTCAGTGTGGGCACGAGCTGCCGGCCCAGGCTCAGGCTCAGCGAGTGGATGCCGAAGTCCACGTCGCGGCCGGCCGCGCTGTAGCCCAACCGCGTGTACATATAGGAGGACCCCACCGTCGTCCTCGTAGAAAGGGCGTAGGAAGAGCCGGCCGAAAAGGTGTCGGTACGCGAGTCGAAGAGGGCCGGGTCTTCATAGTCGAGCATGGTCTCCGTCGCCGACAGGAGAAGCGTCGTCTTCTGGCTGGCCGTGTACCTGGCCCGGGCCTCGACGGAGTTGGAGACGATGGCCGTCCTCGTCGTCTGAATGCCCGTGGCAGTCGCCTCCAGCGAGTCCTCCGTGTATGTCAGCGTGTCGCCGACGGTTATCTTGAGCGTAGGGGTCAGGTCGGCCTCCAGCCCGACCTTGCCGCTGTGGGCCAGGTAATCGAGCTCGCTTGTGCGGGCGTACGCCCTGTACGAGAGGCTGTAATCGGCCGACAGCCTGTACCTCCTCCCCTCGGCGGCGAACTCCATGCGGGGCTGAACGGTGGTACGCATGTCGCCCTTTGTATTGCTCCCCGTGCCGAGGTAGCGGGGGTTGCTCACATACCTTTGTTCCATGCTCAAAGAGGGCCTGACGGTCCTCTTCTGGCCCGCCCAGCTCCAGTGCGCCCAGAGGGCGACCGTCACGGCGGGGAGGAGAAGATAGAGGGCCTTGCTATGGAACAAAGATGGTGTCTCCCGGCATGA contains:
- a CDS encoding protein GumC — its product is MESQEKNIFEQLEVFYRRKWLIVSSVVICTALAVAVAYTMTPIYRSTTLILVEQQQVPTRYVTPTDETPVSERLSTIQQQIMSRTKLEQIIKDFDLYGKKG